From the Montipora capricornis isolate CH-2021 chromosome 2, ASM3666992v2, whole genome shotgun sequence genome, one window contains:
- the LOC138027642 gene encoding uncharacterized protein produces the protein MNSQVCFRGERTSLVRVKAEKTSYVSCTSGHLERNLWSQSVDNSSNTRQQTKNEGKIKQGNLGPSLHTKEIQSILSVKQEPEEEMCHNEGHDSSTPPISSRGKRAKSQEMTTYELSDEAKLDYIKAETVESLPESEAKRESSIRPEKVATSQSSPRDHGSLFFPWQPNDKLKENPFKGEKEERKDPPYHHTSYLCFPGKPVYSHFPAPNFAQKFPGKHILEQYFGKDTKADSIRFDQRQVSQNDESLDKNEDESGRDQEHLGSGTREKSLSPTDGADHTVCPEQDESSQPREISDSGHMSKKDEEPVWKKYQWYRERKRPSSLQIKRQNAEQPIFKKYNEIRDKRFKEGGVVADKRRLSEPWKFPEENRKACPPSSPLNIASHKAISPIDTNAPIKRRKISHDSVFPGYRNYFQDLVGGADQEISRKQHVVSRYRIDDMRLNCTDEKYYFDKDNEVQTSLPCCDEKSRNGCETTVNNDCLSSPPNHDEEELSDTVFEEKVDVRPGTLRHYPQDVAKILRLNRIVKAVRNHNTIGRKAAEKMKRSQITSNQKESQDRDEERSYSHRQEPRMDDKSHAYQAMDKWGFKNETLATADERKNKNQISNGFSHSEDHQQFAKYEPKNRFEGRLEFSGLTRPFFEQKSVIKGEMKAQDDDEPVCQVNGLLSLPGLRETKFSVSLGELKRRMNPPETLTRVEMISYVRQAKSAGRILLDKNNIVTSNRSHPTILSRVCESEAKVLADGILKMNKEYLPMAFLARKTVNAYKDDGCKVDNCEDCRLKLRRRVVDVEITRNSLKELQKAIEETKKEDAFDTFELASHTFGVANILNHLSLLDEYFRLLLLTLQDE, from the exons GGAATCTGGGACCCTCGCTTCATACAAAAGAAATTCAATCAATTTTATCAGTCAAACAAGAACCAGAAGAAGAAATGTGTCACAACGAGGGGCATGACAGCAGCACACCACCGATCTCATCCAGAGGAAAGAGAGCCAAGAGTCAAGAAATGACAACCTACGAGTTAAGTGATGAAGCAAAGCTAGACTATATCAAAGCAGAAACCGTCGAGTCCCTTCCCGAAAGTGAAGCGAAGCGAGAGAGCTCTATTCGTCCCGAGAAGGTCGCAACTTCCCAGTCTTCGCCGCGCGATCAcgggtctctcttctttccaTGGCAACCAAACGATAAATTGAAGGAGAATCCTTTTAAAGGAgagaaggaagaaaggaaggaccCACCGTATCATCACACTAGTTACCTGTGTTTCCCGGGAAAACCAGTTTACAGTCACTTTCCAGCTCCAAACTTCGCTCAAAAGTTTCCTGGAAAGCACATTTTGGAACAGTATTTTGGAAAAGACACGAAGGCAGATTCAATCCGATTCGATCAACGTCAAGTTAGCCAGAACGACGAAAGCCTCGACAAAAATGAGGACGAAAGCGGTCGTGACCAAGAGCATCTAGGTTCCGGGACCCGAGAAAAGAGCTTATCGCCCACAGATGGAGCCGATCACACGGTTTGTCCAGAGCAGGACGAGTCAAGTCAGCCAAGAGAAATCTCTGACAGTGGCCATATGAGCAAGAAGGACGAGGAACCAGTTTGGAAAAAATACCAGTGGTACAGGGAGAGGAAAAGGCCAAGCTCTCTTCAGATAAAACGACAGAACGCAGAACAACCTATATTCAAGAAATACAACGAGATCCGTGACAAAAGATTTAAGGAGGGAGGGGTGGTGGCAGATAAAAGAAGACTTTCTGAGCCCTGGAAGTTTCCTGAAGAAAACAGAAAAGCCTGTCCGCCTTCTTCTCCTCTCAATATAGCATCCCACAAGGCAATTTCTCCAATTGACACTAATGCACCTATCAAGCGGAGAAAAATCTCACATGATTCTGTATTTCCTGGCTATAGAAATTATTTCCAAGACCTGGTTGGTGGCGCAGATCAAGAAATCTCGCGAAAACAGCATGTTGTTTCTCGCTATAGAATAGACGATATGCGCTTAAATTGTACCGACGAAAAATATTACTTCGATAAAGACAACGAAGTGCAGACTTCGTTGCCTTGCTGCGATGAAAAATCGAGGAATGGCTGTGAAACCACAGTTAATAATGATTGCCTTTCAAGCCCCCCTAATCATGACGAAGAAGAGCTGAGCGACACAGTTTTCGAGGAGAAAGTAGATGTTCGTCCAGGGACCTTACGCCACTACCCTCAGGATGTTGCAAAGATTTTACGACTCAATCGAATCGTTAAAGCAGTCAGGAATCATAACACAATAGGGCGAAAGGCAGCCGAGAAAATGAAGCGATCACAGATCACGTCCAATCAAAAGGAATCTCAAGATCGGGACGAGGAAAGATCGTATTCTCACCGACAAGAACCACGCATGGACGATAAGAGTCACGCCTACCAAGCCATGGATAAGTGGGGATTTAAGAATGAAACATTGGCGACAGCTGatgagagaaaaaacaaaaatcagatcTCGAACGGTTTCTCACATTCTGAGGATCACCAACAGTTTGCGAAATATGAACCAAAAAACCGGTTTGAAGGAAGACTGGAATTTTCAGGTTTAACGCGACCTTTTTTTGAACAAAAATCTGTTATCAAGGGAGAGATGAAGGCTCAAGACGACGATGAACCCGTTTGTCAAGTCAACGGTCTGCTGtctctcccggggttaagagaAACCAAATTTAGTGTCAGTTTGGGAGAACTGAAGCGTCGAATGAATCCCCCAGAGACGCTAACAAGGGTTGAAATGATCTCCTACGTGCGTCAGGCAAAGTCCGCTGGTCGTATCTTGCTTGACAAAAACAACATCGTTACTTCAAATCGCTCGCATCCCACAATCCTATCGCGCGTATGTGAGAGCGAGGCAAAGGTGCTGGCTGatggaattcttaaaatgaACAAGGAGTACCTCCCGATGGCTTTTTTGGCGCGCAAAACAGTGAACGCTTACAAGGACGACGGCTGCAAAGTCGACAACTGCGAAGATTGCAGGCTCAAACTTAGAAGGCGGGTCGTGGACGTCGAGATAACAAG AAATTCCCTGAAAGAGCTGCAAAAGGCCAttgaagaaacaaagaaagaagatgCGTTTGACACGTTTGAACTTGCCTCTCACACATTTGGAGTGGCAAATATTCTCAACCATTTATCTTTGTTAGACGAATATTTCCGACTTCTTTTGTTGACTCTACAAGATGAATAA